From a single Cyprinus carpio isolate SPL01 chromosome A3, ASM1834038v1, whole genome shotgun sequence genomic region:
- the wizb gene encoding protein Wiz isoform X4: MGLGLGERHLGRFDIVPCQEPVEIKHLFLEKIPLAPLEVENQGDVTYNEPKTTESSLPKHTAKLEQGKVSHLPDTTPKEGCQKEEKNERKMLNSRGRKEKNAKEPDVYTFPGDSEPESPPPGPWAHCTFIQRRRKKRAILRPFSGLDTWKRTTGAGRRTRGKPSGSKELRKTTKVGERMFKSKEEKEEKVRGRQRSVVDHQLDGDLSQDIFTCVECSIYFKKRAHLREHMREHGQVSGSGKKWQCGEKDSWSGHLNKNAFECIECGLEFVDKVLLRDHQQCHEESRQKILEEIGKLNEGDKGVAEQASCSKALEPVIQESTEVSQFECLKCNFSSDLSQELAEHAKMHNTRTRAGVYRTSPRFQQKSCKKGQVQSSADVTSTFVTSPLNKRYPIRTSKKSKETQPESGPSQVDSSSLSCQNASATPGEATEQPEKATLCGNTDPAEELRQTEEARTTVANLVEENVQQPQHLMSSLPNPRAAPRHKDVAFKSIGNKRTFRATRGKLGRTRASSRLDPKSTLTPVMKKQVQISNQNEDKSQIEDIPTPEPEHDPKQDSKTDPVEVPALALQLKSSFSASLRGAAERLGLLEGQQAQLRNKLPLVLIESLSSDLQTPLSCSRVMGTEPSSKDPDLKANSSSQKKNRKKLEAQEEEPELKDKSDTQEKSGEGTLVAAKLEDDDDDINDDDDEDEDDVVSRLIGALTEEDDEDDDREGLLKNVERKCPYCPDRFHNGIGLANHVRGHLNRVGVSYNVRHFISPEEVNAIEKKFSYQKKKKKVANFDPSTFSVMRCEFCSAGFDTRAGLSSHARAHLRDFGITNWEVTVSPINILRELFAKHPDLVLPTATTHTLQSDQEQNSDEEQESGKHMKDEENMTAEPPTLSSDSPKLRWKEEHSISELEGGEEVEDGEEEEEEAQIPVTDKLATSPGEKTLFSIEERSPESKETDAMGSNLLKCEFCGATFETRRGLSSHARSHLRQLGIGMSENSGAPIDLLYQITKERSIDAHFTGTSSTVESPKKPQHHAPIVPIPSPTKDFETEEGLLDTKPTVPFSIPGSAIKVSSSPATHSAAGSLPSSPFVKSRSPSPVLRKAPISSLLPVSSPLRSQEHKTIGKNQSTNHSTPNKPFWAPQETDAPLNLTMDVDSKDIICQLCGAWFETRKGLSSHARAHLRHFGIEYSESKGSPIDLLNRFILTDDFKHRANSFLSDGPEDLRSQKTSMTSLQPSTSPKRSLPSSPVLYKTANSSLRTTIGSKASSSSTHSLLGPPPKKPKPSSLQVLRFSSGEVMSFPIEPMKDVGCEFCGELFENRKGLSSHARSHLRQLGITEWSVNGSPIDTLKEIIVRRGLPSIKPLKSPKSQSPGPSRPGNVLGRLPFHFAQTPSHDQPTTRKMSPATSTASSSPTLELVKLKPEPEIVEVTMKGSDMGVNESYNPEPLHSSLNTKDNIYPVNLVMTQEKEPSRDIRCEFCGEFFENRKGLSSHARSHLRHMGITEWSVNGSPIDTLWEVMRRQGTTPASVALGIKEEPGQDGGISMNSTGYQSSALSRKSPLNLLHSGSRLHKHGLGSIALSSTSPVGKIFGVAPLKKKVMLEEGQQGEKLLSQSKNFLPPPQDYSFKGKSSTEKHGVGHMGKDASCELCGFYFENRKALASHARAHLRQFGVTEWCVNGSPIETLSAWIRSRPQKAAEMQQSYAQGANYTQKKRCSSAFSPSCDSDPTTTVSQKPTVAKWASLTLPQKRAIGRDVNSCSWGISSRGKDAKIRSGSTTQHGLIPQPGSHRSNNALPHAQVAHSELNVRLPRGFERRPLKHPSHAEGGEGESGPPKPRSSTIPALVPKPPSTPLVSLVGKIYSLKCRFCDVEFHGPLSVQEDWIRHLQQHILNLNYKKTASPANDTPAQSDTPDPKPLVLAATSTSTTTPSTPSPKPATMPTSASTPAPAPNQASAGQPATAEPVPSPAN; the protein is encoded by the exons ATGGGACTCGGACTCGGAGAAAGACACCTTGGACG ATTTGACATTGTTCCGTGCCAAGAACCTGTGGAAATCAAGCACTTATTTCTTGAAAAGATCCCACTTGCCCCTCTGGAGGTAGAGAATCAAGGAGATGTTACATACAATGAGCCGAAAACTACAGAATCCAGCCtaccaaaacatacagcaaaac TGGAACAAGGCAAAGTGAGTCATCTACCAGATACTACACCAAAAGAGGGATgccaaaaagaagagaaaaatgaGCGGAAAATGCTTAATAGTAGAGGACGGAAAGAGAAGAACGCCAAAGAGCCAGATGTATACACCTTCCCAGGAGACTCTGAGCCAGAGAGTCCACCGCCTGGACCTTGGGCGCACTGCACCTTTATCCAGCGCCGAAGAAAAAAGAGGGCCATATTGAGGCCTTTCTCTGGCTTAGACACTTGGAAACGCACAACGGGAGCCGGCAGAAGGACCAGAGGAAAACCCTCGGGATCAAAGGAGCTTAGGAAAACCACAAAGGTTGGGGAAAGGATGTTCAAATCTAAAGAGGAAAAGGAAGAGAAGGTACGAGGAAGGCAGAGGTCAGTAGTAGATCACCAACTGGATGGAGACCTCTCCCAAGATATTTTTACATGTGTAGAATGTAGCATTTACTTCAAGAAACGTGCCCATCTGCGTGAACACATGCGAGAGCATGGCCAGGTCAGTGGATCTGGGAAGAAATGGCAATGTGGAGAGAAAGACTCTTGGAGTGGACATcttaataaaaatgcttttgaatgcATAGAGTGTGGTCTGGAGTTTGTAGACAAGGTATTGCTGCGAGATCATCAGCAATGCCACGAGGAGTCACGGCAGAAAATCCTTGAAGAGATTGGAAAATTAAATGAGGGGGACAAGGGGGTGGCAGAGCAAGCCAGTTGCAGTAAGGCATTGGAGCCAGTCATCCAAGAGTCAACAGAGGTCAGCCAGTTTGAGTGTCTTAAGTGCAACTTTAGCTCTGATTTGTCTCAAGAACTTGCTGAGCATGCCAAGATGCACAACACCCGAACAAGGGCTGGTGTCTATCGAACTTCACCCCGATTTCAGCAGAAGTCCTGCAAGAAAGGACAGGTTCAGTCCTCTGCAGATGTTACATCAACTTTTGTCACGTCACCTCTCAACAAGAGGTACCCCATCCGAACATccaaaaaatctaaagaaacacAGCCTGAAAGTGGCCCTTCACAGGTGGACTCTAGTTCATTGTCTTGCCAAAATGCTTCTGCAACCCCAGGAGAGGCCACAGAACAACCTGAAAAAGCAACTCTCTGTGGAAATACAGACCCTGCTGAGGAGTTGAGACAAACAGAAGAGGCCAGGACAACTGTGGCTAATCTTGTGGAAGAGAATGTTCAACAACCTCAGCATCTCATGTCATCTCTGCCAAATCCAAGGGCTGCTCCACGGCATAAGGATGTGGCATTCAAGAGCATAGGGAATAAACGCACATTCCGGGCTACAAGGGGTAAACTTGGGCGCACAAGAGCAAGTTCAAGACTGGATCCTAAATCCACCCTTACTCCCGTTATGAAAAAACAAGTCCAAATCTCAAACCAGAATGAAGATAAGAGCCAGATAGAAGACATTCCAACACCAGAACCAGAACATGATCCAAAACAAGACTCCAAAACAG ACCCTGTGGAGGTACCTGCCCTGGCCTTGCAGCTGAAGAGCAGCTTCTCAGCCAGCCTCCGAGGGGCAGCAGAGAGGCTGGGGTTGCTTGAGGGGCAGCAAGCCCAGCTAAGAAACAAGTTACCCCTGGTCCTCATAGAGTCTCTCAGCTCTGACCTCCAAACTCCCCTCTCATGCAGCAGGGTGATGG GGACAGAGCCATCTTCCAAGGATCCGGATCTCAAAGCCAACTCCTCCTCACaaaagaagaacagaaaaaagCTTGAAGCACAGGAGGAGGAACCCGAACTCAAAGACAAATCTGATACTCAGGAGAAGAGTGGAGAAGGCACACTTGTTGCTGCAAAActagaggatgatgatgatgatattaatGATGACGATGACGAAGATGAAGATGATGTTGTTAGTCGCCTTATTGGTGCATTAACtgaagaagatgatgaagatgatgatagAGAGGGGTTGTTGAAGAATGTGGAAAGAAAATGCCCTTATTGCCCAGATCGATTCCATAATGGCATCGGACTAGCCAATCATGTTAGGGGTCACCTGAACAGAGTGGGTGTCAGTTACAACGTTAGGCACTTTATCTCCCCAGAAGAGGTCAATGCCATTGAAAAGAAATTCTCCtatcagaaaaagaagaaaaagg TCGCCAACTTTGACCCATCAACGTTCAGTGTAATGAGATGTGAGTTCTGCAGTGCCGGCTTTGACACCAGGGCTGGTCTCTCCAGTCATGCCCGAGCCCATCTCAGAGACTTTGGCATCACCAACTGGGAAGTCACGGTTTCTCCCATTAATATTCTCCGAGAGCTTTTTGCCAAGCATCCAGATCTTGTTCTACCCACTGCCACCACTCATACTCTCCAGTCAGATCAAGAGCAAAACTCTGATGAGGAGCAAGAGAGCGGGAAACACATGAAGGATGAGGAGAACATGACAGCAGAACCCCCCACTCTTTCCTCTGACTCTCCAAAACTGCGCTGGAAGGAAGAGCACAGTATCAGTGAATTGGAGG GTGGGGAGGAGGTGGAGGAtggagaagaggaagaagaggaggccCAAATACCTGTTACAGATAAACTGGCCACAAGTCCAGGAGAAAAGACCCTGTTCTCTATTGAGGAACGGAGCCCTGAATCCAAAGAGACAGACGCTATGg GCTCTAACCTGTTGAAATGTGAGTTTTGCGGTGCTACCTTTGAGACTCGTCGTGGTTTGTCTAGCCATGCCCGCTCTCACCTACGGCAGCTCGGCATCGGCATGTCGGAGAACAGTGGCGCACCCATTGATCTCCTCTACCAGATCACTAAGGAACGCTCCATCGATGCACACTTTACTGGCACCTCTTCTACTGTGGAATCTCCTAAGAAGCCCCAGCACCATGCCCCTATTGTTCCTATACCTAGCCCCACAAAAGATTTTGAAACTGAAGAAGGGCTGCTGGACACCAAGCCTACTGTCCCATTCTCTATTCCGGGTTCCGCTATTAAAGTTTCCTCTTCCCCAGCTACTCACTCTGCAGCTGGCTCTCTGCCTTCCTCTCCATTTGTAAAGTCTCGGTCCCCTTCCCCAGTGCTGAGAAAGGCTCCAATCTCTTCCCTGCTACCCGTGTCTTCCCCACTGCGATCCCAGGAGCATAAGACCATAGGAAAGAACCAGTCTACAAACCATTCCACTCCAAACAAACCTTTCTGGGCACCGCAAGAGACGGATGCCCCATTGAATCTTA CAATGGATGTGGATTCTAAAGACATTATTTGCCAGTTGTGTGGTGCATGGTTTGAAACAAGAAAAGGCCTCTCGAGTCATGCTCGTGCCCATTTGCGCCATTTTGGGATTGAGTACTCGGAATCCAAGGGCTCCCCCATTGACCTACTCAACCGGTTCATCTTGACTGATGACTTTAAGCACAGAGCAAATTCTTTTCTCTCAGATGGTCCTGAGGACCTTAGGTCCCAGAAGACCAGCATGACTTCCCTCCAACCCTCCACTTCCCCTAAGAGATCCCTCCCCTCCAGCCCTGTCCTATATAAAACAGCAAATTCTTCTTTGAGGACAACCATTGGCTCCAAAGCTTCCTCCTCTTCTACCCACTCCTTATTGGGCCCACCTCCAAAGAAGCCGAAACCCTCCTCGTTGCAAGTCCTTCGTTTCAGTAGTGGAGAAGTGATGTCCTTTCCTATAG AGCCAATGAAAGACGTGGGCTGTGAATTCTGTGGAGAACTTTTTGAGAACCGCAAAGGCCTCTCCAGTCATGCCCGCTCCCATCTGCGCCAACTTGGGATCACCGAATGGTCTGTGAATGGCTCACCTATTGACACACTAAAAGAGATTATAGTTCGTCGAGGCCTACCGTCCATCAAGCCTCTAAAGTCCCCCAAATCTCAGAGCCCAGGACCGTCTCGGCCAGGGAATGTGCTTGGGCGCCTGCCTTTCCACTTTGCCCAAACACCAAGCCACGACCAGCCTACTACCCGCAAAATGTCTCCTGCGACATCCACTGCCAGTTCTTCCCCAACCTTAGAGCTGGTTAAACTGAAACCAGAGCCTGAAATTGTAGAGGTTACCATGAAAGGATCAGACATGGGAGTAAATGAAAGCTACAACCCAGAGCCACTACATTCCAGTTTAAACACTAAAGACAATATTTATCCAGTCAACTTGG TTATGACTCAGGAGAAGGAACCTTCCCGTGATATTCGCTGTGAATTCTGTGGCGAGTTCTTTGAAAACCGCAAAGGCCTCTCAAGCCACGCACGTTCACACTTGAGGCATATGGGTATCACAGAGTGGTCTGTGAATGGCTCGCCCATTGACACACTGTGGGAAGTCATGAGAAGACAAGGCACTACCCCTGCATCTGTTGCCTTGGGCATAAAGGAGGAACCGGGACAGGATGGTGGGATTTCAATGAACAGTACGGGCTATCAGTCCTCTGCTCTGTCGCGCAAGTCACCTCTTAACCTGCTCCACTCTGGTTCGCGCCTCCATAAGCATGGGCTTGGAAGCATTGCCTTATCCTCAACCTCACCTGTGGGGAAGATTTTTGGAGTGGCTCCGTTGAAGAAGAAGGTGATGTTGGAGGAGGGACAGCAAGGAGAAAAACTGCTCAGCCAATCTAAAAACTTCTTACCTCCCCCAcaggactattcctttaagggtAAATCCTCAACGGAGAAGCACGGGGTAGGCCACATGGGTAAGG ATGCCAGTTGTGAACTCTGTGGATTCTACTTTGAGAACCGGAAGGCGCTGGCCAGTCACGCTCGAGCACATTTACGACAGTTTGGCGTGACGGAATGGTGTGTAAATGGTTCACCTATTGAGACACTGAGTGCCTGGATACGCAGCCGTCCACAGAAGGCGGCAGAGATGCAGCAAAGTTATGCACAAGGAGCCAATTATACCCAAAAGAAA AGGTGCAGTTCCGCTTTCTCACCGTCCTGTGACTCGGACCCTACTACAACTGTTTCCCAAAAGCCCACTGTGGCCAAATGGGCATCTCTCACTTTGCCTCAAAAGAGAGCAATTGGACGGGATGTCAACAGTTGTTCCTGGGGGATATCATCACGGGGAAAAGATGCAAAAATCAGGAGTGGAAGTACCACTCAGCATGGCCTTATTCCACAGCCTGGCAGTCATCGTTCCAATAATGCCCTTCCACATGCGCAGGTGGCTCATAGTGAACTCAACGTGCGTTTGCCACGAG GATTTGAGAGACGACCACTTAAACACCCGTCACATGCTGAAGGAGGGGAGGGAGAGAGTGGCCCCCCGAAGCCTCGCTCCAGTACCATTCCTGCCCTTGTGCCAAAGCCCCCCTCCACCCCACTGGTTAGCCTTGTGGGTAAAATTTACTCACTCAAGTGTCG GTTTTGTGACGTGGAGTTTCACGGCCCTCTCTCAGTACAGGAGGACTGGATCAGGCACCTACAGCAGCACATCCTCAATCTTAACTACAAGAAGACTGCATCACCCGCAAATGACACTCCTGCCCAAAGTGACACTCCTGATCCCAAGCCCCTCGTCTTAGCTGCTACCTCCACTTCCACTACAACCCCATCTACACCCTCCCCAAAGCCCGCAACTATGCCCACATCAGCCTCTACCCCTGCACCCGCCCCCAACCAAGCCTCCGCGGGGCAGCCGGCCACAGCAGAGCCAGTTCCTTCTCCTGCTAATTAG